One stretch of Callospermophilus lateralis isolate mCalLat2 chromosome 11, mCalLat2.hap1, whole genome shotgun sequence DNA includes these proteins:
- the LOC143410004 gene encoding zinc finger protein 280D-like — MGENPFQPKGNLKMAELFMECEEEELEPRQKKVKEVEDDDDDEPIFVGEISSSKPAISNILSRVNPSSYSRGLKNGILSQGITAAFKPTSQHYTNPTSNPVAASPVNFHPESRSSDTSVIVQPFSKPVSVFETT; from the exons ATGGGCGAAAACCCTTTTCAACCAAAAGGTAA tttaaaaatggcagAACTCTTTATGGAATGTGAAGAAGAAGAACTGGAACCACGGCAGAAGAAAGTAAAAGAAGttgaggatgatgatgatgatgagccCATCTTTGTTGGAGAGAtatcgagttcaaaaccagcaatTTCCA atattttGAGCAGAGTTAATCCCAGCTCATATTCAAGGGGATTAAAGAATGGCATACTCAGTCAAG gTATTACTGCTGCATTCAAGCCTACAAGTCAACACTATACGAACCCAACATCAAATCCAGTGGCTGCCTCGCCAGTAAATTTTCATCCTGAATCTAGATCTTCAGATACCTCTGTTATTGTTCAGCCTTTTTCTAAACCTGTAAGTGTTTTTGAAACTACATAG